The genomic DNA GCCCGGAAGGCGGTCGGTCGGTTTACCGTCACCATCGAGGGACAGGCGGCGCATGCCGGCCTCGAACCGGAAGCGGGGGCCAGCGCGACCGAGGAGCTGAGCTCCGTCATCCGTCGGCTGCACGCGCTCACCGACCTCGATTCGGGCGTTACCGTCAACGTCGGCGAAGTCGAGGCGGGGTTGCGCTCGAACGTCGTTGCACCCGAGGCCCGTGCCGAGGTGGACGTACGGGCACCCACCGACGAGGCGGCCGAGACAGTCGAGAAAGCGATTCGCTCGCTCGACGCCGAGACGCCGGGGACCGAACTGACCATCGAGGGCGGCTTCGGCCGGCCACCGATGGAGCGGACGCCGGGCAACCGGCTGCTCTGGGAGCGAGTCCGGACGGTCGGCGACCGCCTCGGGCTTGCGCTTGAGGACGCTCGCGTCGGCGGCGCCAGCGACGGCAATGACGCCAGCCGGCACGCGCCGACGATTGACGGCTTCGGTGCGGTCGGCGACGGTGCACATCAAGAGTTCGAACACGTCCGGCTTGACCCGCTCGTCGACCGGGTCGCGCTGCTTGCTGCCTGCCTGCTCGACGAGCCGCTACCGGACGAGTACGAACAGGAGCTGGAGGACGCATGAAAGCGAATATACACACCGCAGTGACACGAATCGCCGACCTCGAAGGGCGTGCCTACGAGATCGAGCCACGCC from Natronomonas pharaonis DSM 2160 includes the following:
- a CDS encoding M20 family metallopeptidase codes for the protein MTPTGEPPALEDRLQDWSESHRDEIADYLLELVEIETPSDEPEAFDQFFDRYGGDLQAVGLETQRIQGDETGGRLEAWSAGGDEADEIQLVVGHADTVWPLGTVKENPPEIREDVLEGPGSLDMKGGLTQLVFALRALDAVDADPELPVYVLVSSDEEVGSPESKPHIIDLAKRANRIFVLEPASGPEGKIKTARKAVGRFTVTIEGQAAHAGLEPEAGASATEELSSVIRRLHALTDLDSGVTVNVGEVEAGLRSNVVAPEARAEVDVRAPTDEAAETVEKAIRSLDAETPGTELTIEGGFGRPPMERTPGNRLLWERVRTVGDRLGLALEDARVGGASDGNDASRHAPTIDGFGAVGDGAHQEFEHVRLDPLVDRVALLAACLLDEPLPDEYEQELEDA